The Flavobacteriaceae bacterium 3519-10 genome includes a window with the following:
- a CDS encoding Endonuclease I, which produces MKNSISLFLAVFMLNLFSAQIPTGYYSQANGLTGYTLKTKLKEIVTNGHQDNGYNGLWNAYKVGDLDKFYENDNTILDIYSEKPLSADAYNYTPGANQCGNYNAEAVCYNREHLFPQGFFDEAFPMKNDYLHIMPTDGYVNGKRNNFPFGTVGAASWTSTNGSKLGTSNFPGYGGTVFEPINEFKGDIARSLLYFITRYEDKLQEFDYDDANNPQDGSKNRGFDQWYINLLLQWHQNDPVSPKEIARNNYAYTYQKNRNPFIDHPEYVTLIWTSTLATESADLTENVLRISNNPVRNGELTVNGKNITTIASAQIISAAGQVVQTLKEPFKNSNKIILNNKTKGIYFLKTEGQSVKFIVE; this is translated from the coding sequence ATGAAAAATTCAATCAGTTTATTTCTTGCTGTGTTTATGCTGAATCTTTTCAGCGCGCAGATTCCGACCGGATATTACAGCCAGGCGAATGGCCTCACCGGTTACACCCTCAAAACCAAGCTTAAGGAAATCGTTACGAACGGCCATCAGGACAATGGCTATAACGGCTTGTGGAATGCTTACAAAGTTGGCGATCTCGACAAATTCTACGAAAACGACAACACAATCCTCGATATTTACTCAGAAAAACCTTTGTCGGCAGACGCGTACAATTATACACCCGGAGCTAACCAATGCGGCAATTACAATGCTGAAGCGGTGTGTTACAACAGGGAACATCTATTCCCGCAGGGCTTTTTCGACGAAGCTTTCCCAATGAAAAACGATTATCTGCACATTATGCCTACGGACGGTTATGTGAACGGAAAAAGAAATAATTTTCCTTTCGGCACTGTTGGCGCAGCAAGCTGGACATCCACAAACGGATCTAAACTGGGAACCAGCAATTTTCCGGGTTATGGCGGAACCGTTTTCGAACCTATCAACGAGTTTAAAGGCGACATCGCGCGAAGTCTGCTTTATTTCATCACAAGGTATGAAGACAAGCTGCAAGAGTTTGATTATGATGATGCGAACAATCCGCAGGATGGCAGCAAAAACCGTGGTTTTGACCAGTGGTACATTAATCTCCTGCTCCAGTGGCACCAGAACGACCCGGTTTCACCCAAAGAAATTGCACGTAACAATTATGCGTACACTTATCAGAAAAACCGAAATCCTTTCATCGATCATCCCGAATACGTAACATTGATCTGGACGTCTACACTAGCCACAGAAAGCGCAGACCTTACTGAAAACGTTTTAAGAATCTCAAATAACCCTGTAAGAAATGGCGAGCTCACGGTGAACGGTAAGAACATAACCACGATTGCATCAGCCCAGATTATTTCAGCAGCAGGACAGGTTGTGCAAACATTGAAGGAACCATTCAAAAATTCAAACAAAATTATTCTGAATAATAAAACCAAAGGTATTTACTTTCTTAAAACCGAAGGACAATCGGTTAAATTTATTGTGGAATAA
- a CDS encoding Endonuclease I produces the protein MVFVTLRSKIFILNQMKKLTTLLLGFLFSMAVAQAPPTYYNGTDGLTGAALKSKLSQIISAGASDRGYDGLYTGYPTTDSDHFYENDGTVLDMYSENPAGTDPYTYRHGQKRCGNYSVEGDCYNREHVIPQSFFKSRAPMVSDIHHIRPTDGKVNGMRSNYPFGAVANPSYTSKNGSKVGPSSSPGYGGTVFEPIDEFKGDIARMVFYFVTRYESQLSGFSAGNMLGGSSYPGLQLWERDVLLAWSALDPVSPTEIERNNASYVFQNNRNPYIDRPEWVQQVWGTQVIDTQAPSAPANLVLSSTTTAAANLTWSASTDNIGVAYYKIYVNGQFHSNSNTTTATVSGLTQGTAYNFYVVATDAAGNVSAPSNTVTGTTLTDTVAPTAPVNLSVTSVGTNNIAVQWVAATDNIGVATYDIYVNGDLVGSSSATSTNIANLAPATAYSIYILAKDAAGNVSAPSNTVTATTAAVGVDCGNENFDSIPASSPNYSTYNWTSNGISWTSEDSRTDQTINGKALTIRNGFLTALSVPNGIGDLTVTTQLKFSGSPGTLQILVNGVDTGKTVPYSSTATTTTVTGINISGTVEITLQNNSTTNRVAIDNMKWTCYTVAGVNDSAADKNALSIYPNPVKNGELNVKGNNLNKIEVAQIFEFTGKLVQTVAQPFKNSTTIKLKNLPGGVYILKAGNSSTKFIVQ, from the coding sequence TTGGTTTTTGTAACTTTACGGTCCAAAATTTTTATCTTAAATCAAATGAAAAAATTAACTACACTTTTGCTGGGCTTTCTGTTCTCGATGGCAGTAGCCCAGGCACCTCCCACTTACTATAACGGTACCGACGGCCTCACTGGCGCTGCGCTAAAATCAAAACTCAGCCAGATCATCAGTGCCGGAGCATCAGACCGTGGATATGACGGTCTGTACACAGGTTATCCGACTACAGATTCCGATCATTTTTACGAAAATGACGGCACTGTTCTCGACATGTATTCTGAAAACCCTGCGGGGACAGATCCTTACACCTATCGCCACGGCCAGAAAAGATGTGGAAATTATAGCGTGGAAGGAGATTGTTATAACCGCGAGCACGTAATTCCGCAAAGTTTCTTCAAATCACGCGCGCCGATGGTTTCAGATATTCACCACATCCGCCCTACGGATGGCAAGGTGAACGGCATGAGAAGCAACTATCCCTTTGGTGCGGTAGCAAATCCTTCCTACACGAGCAAAAACGGAAGTAAGGTGGGTCCAAGCTCCTCACCCGGATACGGAGGAACTGTTTTCGAACCGATTGACGAGTTTAAAGGCGACATTGCAAGGATGGTGTTCTACTTTGTTACACGATATGAATCGCAACTTTCGGGCTTCTCAGCAGGCAACATGTTAGGCGGCTCTTCTTATCCCGGCCTGCAATTATGGGAACGCGATGTGCTTTTGGCCTGGTCTGCGCTTGACCCGGTTTCACCGACCGAAATTGAAAGGAATAACGCTTCCTACGTCTTCCAAAATAACAGAAACCCCTATATCGACCGCCCGGAATGGGTGCAGCAGGTTTGGGGCACGCAGGTGATCGATACACAGGCACCTTCAGCGCCGGCAAACTTAGTACTGTCCTCTACAACTACCGCTGCCGCCAACCTTACATGGTCTGCTTCTACAGACAATATTGGCGTAGCTTACTATAAAATTTATGTGAACGGCCAGTTTCACAGCAATTCAAATACAACCACGGCAACCGTCTCAGGGCTTACACAGGGAACGGCTTATAATTTCTATGTGGTGGCCACGGATGCGGCAGGAAACGTTTCGGCGCCAAGCAACACCGTAACAGGAACAACACTTACAGACACTGTGGCTCCTACCGCTCCTGTTAATTTATCGGTAACATCTGTAGGAACCAACAATATCGCTGTACAGTGGGTTGCGGCCACCGATAACATTGGCGTTGCAACGTACGATATTTACGTGAACGGCGATCTTGTAGGCTCAAGCAGTGCAACATCTACAAATATTGCGAACCTTGCTCCGGCCACAGCTTATTCTATCTACATCTTAGCCAAGGATGCGGCAGGAAATGTATCGGCACCGAGCAACACCGTAACGGCTACAACAGCAGCCGTAGGTGTAGATTGTGGAAATGAGAATTTCGATTCTATCCCGGCAAGCTCACCGAACTACTCCACTTATAACTGGACAAGCAACGGAATTTCATGGACTTCCGAAGACTCCAGAACTGATCAGACCATCAACGGAAAAGCACTTACCATCCGTAACGGATTCCTTACCGCGCTTTCGGTTCCGAACGGTATTGGCGATCTTACCGTGACTACTCAGCTAAAATTCAGTGGCTCACCCGGCACCCTGCAGATATTGGTGAACGGTGTGGATACTGGCAAAACGGTTCCATATAGCAGTACGGCGACCACGACGACCGTAACCGGAATCAATATTTCGGGCACCGTAGAAATCACGCTCCAAAACAACAGCACAACCAACCGTGTGGCCATCGACAATATGAAATGGACATGCTACACCGTGGCAGGTGTGAACGACAGCGCAGCAGACAAAAATGCACTTTCCATCTACCCGAATCCCGTGAAAAACGGCGAACTTAATGTAAAAGGAAACAACCTAAATAAAATTGAAGTCGCACAGATTTTCGAATTTACCGGTAAACTGGTGCAAACCGTTGCGCAGCCTTTTAAAAATTCAACAACAATTAAGTTGAAAAACCTTCCGGGCGGTGTGTACATCCTTAAAGCAGGTAACAGCAGTACCAAGTTCATCGTACAGTAA
- a CDS encoding Shikimate 5-dehydrogenase I alpha, which yields MAQKKLALIGKNISYSFSKKYFENKFRNLMIDGYTYDLYDLDTESEIEKLLKTPNLRGVNVTIPYKEKVQPFLDELSEEARETGAVNCILIKDNIKKGFNTDAFGFEQTLLLHRKEKHQSALILGNGGAAKAVKYVLQKLMIPYKTVARKEELTFDHLDTETVADHRLIIQCTPVGTFPNVDDCLSFPFEALSADHLVIDLIYNPAMTAFLQNSAQHNAKTVNGLYMLEQQAEKAWKIWNF from the coding sequence ATGGCACAAAAAAAGCTCGCCCTGATCGGCAAAAACATCTCTTATTCATTTTCTAAAAAATACTTCGAGAACAAATTCAGAAATCTGATGATTGATGGTTATACCTATGATTTATACGATTTGGATACAGAGTCGGAAATCGAAAAACTATTAAAGACTCCAAATCTTCGCGGTGTGAATGTAACGATTCCGTACAAAGAAAAAGTGCAGCCCTTTCTCGACGAATTAAGTGAAGAAGCCCGCGAAACGGGGGCCGTGAACTGCATACTTATTAAAGACAACATAAAAAAAGGGTTCAACACAGACGCATTCGGTTTTGAGCAGACGCTTCTTCTGCACCGCAAAGAAAAACACCAGTCTGCACTGATTCTGGGTAACGGCGGCGCGGCGAAAGCAGTAAAGTATGTGCTGCAAAAACTTATGATTCCCTATAAAACTGTGGCGAGAAAAGAAGAACTCACCTTTGATCATCTGGACACTGAAACGGTTGCGGATCACCGTTTAATTATTCAGTGCACGCCCGTGGGCACTTTTCCAAATGTAGATGACTGTCTTTCATTTCCGTTCGAAGCTTTGTCGGCAGACCATTTGGTAATCGACCTTATTTATAACCCGGCGATGACTGCATTTCTGCAAAACTCAGCACAACATAACGCCAAAACGGTAAACGGACTTTATATGTTGGAACAACAGGCTGAAAAAGCATGGAAAATTTGGAATTTTTAA
- a CDS encoding Diaminohydroxyphosphoribosylaminopyrimidine deaminase: MTDELYMKRCIELAKKALGQTYPNPMVGSVIVHDGRIIGEGFHQKAGSPHAEINAINSVKDPSLLRDSTIYVSLEPCAHFGKTPPCADKLAEIGFKKVVIGILDSHDKVNGKGKQILENAGIEVVTDVLRNECFDLNKRFFAFQEKKRPFILLKWAESADRFIDKDFGPTQIGNALTKQYVHTLRSEEHAILVGTNTALTDNPSLTVREISGRNPVRILVDFDLKVPTSFNIYNSEAPTLVFNGVKNSVEGHISFIKISKDNFPATLMSQLYEKQIQSVIVEGGRFTLQQFIDTDLWDETVIIRNENINLTNGTKAPDFTAEASETQIFRDNTVEFYKNKTF; this comes from the coding sequence ATGACCGACGAACTATATATGAAACGCTGTATTGAACTGGCGAAAAAAGCGCTGGGCCAAACATATCCAAATCCCATGGTTGGCAGCGTGATCGTGCATGATGGGCGTATCATCGGTGAAGGCTTCCATCAAAAAGCGGGAAGTCCGCATGCAGAAATAAACGCGATCAATTCGGTAAAAGATCCTTCCCTGTTACGAGATTCTACGATTTATGTTTCGCTTGAACCCTGCGCACATTTTGGTAAAACTCCACCCTGCGCAGATAAATTAGCGGAAATCGGTTTTAAAAAAGTTGTGATCGGAATTTTAGACTCACACGATAAAGTAAACGGAAAAGGGAAACAGATTCTAGAAAATGCCGGCATCGAAGTGGTTACAGACGTTCTGAGGAACGAATGTTTCGATCTCAACAAAAGATTTTTCGCTTTTCAAGAAAAAAAACGGCCCTTCATCCTATTAAAATGGGCCGAATCTGCTGACAGATTTATCGATAAAGATTTCGGGCCTACCCAAATTGGAAATGCACTGACGAAGCAGTATGTTCATACTTTAAGAAGCGAAGAACACGCAATTCTCGTGGGTACCAACACCGCGCTCACCGACAATCCAAGCCTTACCGTGCGGGAAATTTCGGGCAGAAATCCTGTGAGGATTCTGGTGGATTTCGACTTAAAAGTGCCCACTTCGTTCAACATCTACAACAGCGAAGCACCAACTCTTGTTTTTAATGGCGTTAAAAATTCCGTTGAAGGACACATCAGCTTTATAAAAATTTCTAAAGACAACTTCCCTGCAACGCTGATGTCGCAGCTTTATGAAAAGCAGATTCAGTCTGTGATTGTAGAGGGCGGCAGGTTTACGCTGCAACAGTTTATAGATACAGATTTGTGGGATGAAACCGTCATCATCAGAAATGAAAATATAAACCTTACGAACGGCACAAAAGCCCCGGATTTTACAGCCGAGGCTTCAGAAACGCAAATCTTCCGGGATAATACAGTTGAGTTTTATAAAAATAAGACGTTTTGA
- a CDS encoding hypothetical conserved protein has protein sequence MKFEYNTLKTSVSEVLIKEKGSKFIGFAFPLGGEADLKKNLDKIRAEHPKATHHCYAFRLGINGENYRANDDGEPSGSAGLPIYNQLLAHEITNVLVIIVRYYGGTKLGVAGLVKAYKECAKQTIESAEIVTKELETTVVIHFSFEKQNQIFTLLNKFDARIEEFMSEENCSISARIKTSIKENISEQMFEMQNISFEFLDQ, from the coding sequence TTGAAATTCGAATACAACACGCTTAAAACTTCGGTCAGCGAGGTACTCATCAAAGAAAAAGGCAGCAAATTCATCGGCTTTGCGTTTCCCCTGGGCGGTGAGGCAGATTTAAAGAAAAATTTAGACAAAATAAGGGCCGAGCATCCAAAGGCAACGCACCACTGCTATGCATTCAGGCTAGGTATAAACGGTGAAAATTACCGTGCAAACGACGATGGCGAACCTTCCGGAAGCGCAGGTTTACCCATCTACAACCAGCTTCTTGCCCATGAAATCACCAACGTTCTTGTGATTATTGTACGTTATTATGGAGGTACAAAGCTGGGCGTTGCAGGATTGGTGAAAGCTTATAAAGAATGCGCAAAACAGACCATTGAATCTGCCGAAATTGTCACAAAGGAACTTGAAACCACGGTTGTTATTCACTTCAGTTTCGAAAAACAAAACCAGATTTTTACCTTGCTTAATAAATTTGACGCCAGAATCGAGGAATTTATGTCCGAAGAAAACTGCAGCATTTCAGCACGGATTAAAACTTCTATAAAAGAAAACATCTCGGAACAAATGTTCGAGATGCAGAATATTTCTTTTGAATTTTTAGATCAGTAA
- a CDS encoding NADH ubiquinone oxidoreductase chain A, with amino-acid sequence MNIPENYIPILITFAVGFGFVMLCVLGTHFLGPKQKESSFKKNESFECGIDVEGNARSPFSVKYFLTAVLFVLFDIEIVFFYPYAVNLREFGVEGFFAVLTFISVFLLAFVYVWKRGALDWDK; translated from the coding sequence ATGAATATTCCAGAAAACTATATCCCCATCCTTATTACGTTTGCCGTCGGTTTTGGATTCGTGATGCTATGTGTTTTAGGTACGCATTTCCTCGGCCCCAAACAGAAAGAGTCGTCATTTAAAAAGAATGAAAGTTTTGAGTGTGGGATTGATGTTGAAGGTAATGCACGGAGTCCGTTTTCGGTTAAATACTTTTTAACCGCGGTTCTGTTTGTGCTTTTCGATATCGAAATTGTATTTTTTTATCCGTACGCAGTTAATCTGCGCGAATTCGGAGTGGAAGGTTTTTTCGCAGTTCTTACCTTTATTTCCGTGTTTCTCCTCGCTTTCGTTTACGTATGGAAGCGCGGCGCCCTCGATTGGGACAAATAA
- a CDS encoding NADH-ubiquinone oxidoreductase chain B has protein sequence MSDTKPVIRMDAEPPEGFEGEGFFATKLSSVIGMARKYSLWPLPFATSCCGIEFMAVLNPTYDASRFGMERNSFSPRQADMLMVCGTISKKLGPVLKQVYTQMAEPRWVVAVGACASSGGIFDTYSVLQGIDKIIPVDVYVPGCPPRPEQIIEGVMQVQALCEGESIRRRDMPEYQNLLASYGIS, from the coding sequence ATGTCTGATACAAAACCAGTAATAAGAATGGATGCGGAACCTCCTGAAGGTTTCGAAGGCGAAGGTTTTTTCGCTACCAAGCTGAGCAGTGTAATTGGGATGGCACGTAAATATTCTCTCTGGCCACTGCCGTTCGCAACATCATGCTGCGGAATCGAATTTATGGCCGTTCTGAACCCAACCTATGACGCTTCGCGTTTCGGGATGGAAAGAAATTCATTTTCACCGCGCCAGGCAGATATGCTGATGGTTTGCGGTACCATTTCTAAAAAATTAGGTCCTGTACTGAAGCAGGTTTATACGCAGATGGCGGAACCAAGATGGGTTGTTGCTGTAGGCGCGTGCGCATCCAGCGGCGGTATTTTCGATACGTATTCAGTATTGCAGGGGATCGACAAGATCATTCCTGTGGACGTATATGTGCCGGGATGCCCACCAAGACCTGAACAGATTATTGAAGGCGTAATGCAGGTGCAGGCGCTTTGCGAAGGCGAAAGCATAAGACGACGCGATATGCCTGAATACCAAAACCTTCTGGCATCTTACGGAATCAGCTAA
- a CDS encoding NADH-ubiquinone oxidoreductase chain C gives MTNEFVLEAITREFPDSVISHSEPYDFLTLEIKKEDIKKVIHYLRDSSLEINFLTDICGIHYPSDPEKELGVIYHLHNMMTNFRIRLKCFMPRENAEVDTMTDLYAGANWMERETFEFYGVKFKGHPDLRVILNMEDIGYHPLLKEYRLEDGTRTDKDDKMFGR, from the coding sequence ATGACCAACGAATTTGTTTTAGAAGCCATCACGCGGGAATTTCCTGATTCGGTGATCTCACATTCAGAACCGTATGATTTTTTAACTTTAGAGATAAAGAAAGAAGATATAAAGAAGGTTATTCATTATTTAAGGGATTCTTCACTTGAAATTAATTTCCTTACCGATATCTGCGGAATCCACTATCCAAGCGATCCAGAAAAAGAACTTGGCGTAATTTATCACCTGCATAATATGATGACCAACTTCCGTATCCGGCTGAAATGTTTCATGCCGCGGGAGAATGCTGAAGTAGATACAATGACCGATCTTTATGCAGGAGCTAACTGGATGGAACGAGAAACCTTCGAGTTTTACGGCGTTAAGTTTAAAGGCCACCCGGATCTGCGTGTAATTCTTAATATGGAGGATATTGGCTACCATCCGCTGCTGAAAGAATACCGCCTTGAAGACGGTACCCGTACCGACAAGGACGATAAAATGTTCGGCCGGTAA
- a CDS encoding NADH-ubiquinone oxidoreductase chain D: MTTYRPSIINHNNMKDNALSNILNQHDAKDQIDGQLYTLNLGPTHPATHGIFQNVLTMDGERILHSEQTIGYIHRAYEKISERRNFTQITTLTDRMNYCSAPINNIGWHLTVEKLIGCEVPKRVDYMRVIMMELARIADHMVCNGVIAMDAGAITGLTYLFQEREKIYEMYEQVCGARMTTNMGRIGGFERDFNDKFHELLQTWLKRFPKIWSEFCALNERNRIFMDRTINVGPISAERALSYGFTGPNLRAAGVDYDVRVASPYSSYNDFDFIIPVGSAGDTYDRFMVRQQEVWESLKIINQAYKNLPDGPFHADVPEFYLPEKADVYNNMEALIYHFKIVMGETDVPIGEVYNCVEGGNGELGFYLVSDGGRTPYRLHFRRPCFIYYQAYPEMIKGGMISDAVVTMCSMNVIAGELDA, encoded by the coding sequence TTGACTACTTATCGCCCATCAATTATCAATCATAACAATATGAAAGACAACGCATTATCAAACATACTTAATCAGCACGACGCTAAAGACCAGATTGACGGGCAGTTGTACACCCTGAATTTAGGGCCTACGCACCCGGCCACGCACGGGATTTTTCAAAATGTGCTTACGATGGATGGCGAACGGATTTTACACTCCGAGCAGACCATAGGTTATATCCACCGCGCTTACGAGAAAATTAGCGAGCGCAGAAATTTCACGCAGATCACTACACTTACCGACAGGATGAACTACTGTTCTGCGCCCATCAACAATATTGGCTGGCATTTGACGGTAGAAAAACTCATCGGCTGTGAAGTTCCGAAACGCGTAGATTATATGCGTGTTATCATGATGGAGCTTGCACGTATCGCTGATCACATGGTTTGTAACGGTGTAATTGCGATGGATGCCGGAGCAATTACCGGACTTACCTATCTTTTTCAGGAAAGAGAAAAAATCTACGAAATGTACGAACAGGTTTGTGGCGCGCGAATGACCACCAACATGGGACGGATCGGAGGTTTTGAAAGAGATTTCAACGATAAATTCCATGAACTTCTTCAAACCTGGCTTAAGAGATTCCCAAAAATATGGAGTGAATTCTGTGCATTGAATGAGCGAAACCGTATTTTCATGGACCGTACGATAAACGTAGGGCCAATATCTGCTGAAAGAGCTTTAAGTTACGGATTTACAGGCCCTAATTTAAGAGCAGCCGGTGTAGATTACGATGTTCGGGTGGCGAGTCCTTATTCTTCTTACAACGATTTCGATTTTATCATTCCTGTCGGATCTGCCGGAGACACTTACGACCGTTTTATGGTGCGTCAGCAGGAAGTTTGGGAAAGTTTAAAAATAATTAACCAGGCTTATAAAAACCTTCCGGACGGACCTTTCCATGCGGATGTTCCGGAATTTTACCTTCCCGAAAAAGCTGATGTTTACAATAACATGGAAGCCCTCATTTACCATTTTAAAATTGTAATGGGTGAAACCGATGTGCCAATTGGTGAAGTGTACAACTGCGTAGAAGGTGGCAATGGCGAACTCGGTTTTTATCTGGTGAGCGACGGAGGCAGAACGCCTTACCGTTTGCATTTCCGCAGACCTTGTTTCATCTATTATCAGGCTTACCCCGAGATGATTAAAGGCGGAATGATCTCCGATGCCGTGGTTACCATGTGCAGCATGAACGTAATTGCAGGCGAACTCGACGCCTAA
- a CDS encoding NADH-ubiquinone oxidoreductase chain E — protein sequence MSETIAFQPETLKQVQKIIGRYPEGKQKSALIPVLHLAQKEFGGWLDVPVMDYVADVLSIKPIEVYEVATFYTMFNMKPVGKYVLEVCQTGPCMLSGSDGILQHIRETLNIKNGETTADGLFTLKQAECLGACGYAPMMQLGKFYHEHLTNEKVDEILQLCRQGAIALD from the coding sequence ATGAGCGAAACTATTGCTTTTCAACCTGAAACTCTGAAACAGGTACAGAAAATTATCGGCAGATATCCGGAAGGAAAACAGAAATCTGCACTGATCCCGGTGCTGCATCTGGCTCAGAAAGAATTTGGCGGCTGGCTGGACGTTCCGGTGATGGATTATGTGGCTGATGTTCTTTCGATTAAGCCGATTGAAGTGTATGAAGTTGCTACTTTCTACACCATGTTTAACATGAAACCTGTAGGTAAATATGTTTTGGAAGTTTGCCAGACAGGTCCGTGCATGCTTAGCGGCAGCGATGGGATCCTTCAGCACATCCGAGAAACATTAAATATTAAAAACGGCGAAACCACTGCAGACGGTTTATTCACTTTGAAACAGGCAGAATGCCTTGGCGCCTGCGGCTACGCACCGATGATGCAGCTTGGCAAATTCTATCACGAACATTTAACAAATGAAAAAGTGGATGAGATCCTGCAGCTTTGCAGACAGGGTGCCATCGCTTTAGACTAA
- a CDS encoding NADH-ubiquinone oxidoreductase chain F gives MQTGCHRFRLIFLKIKMSKKLLLKDAHIEGIRFYDVYRRQGGYDAVDKALKMTPDVIVEEVKTSGLRGRGGAGFPTGMKWSFLAKPEGVPRYLVVNADESEPGTFKDRYLMEFLPHLLIEGMIISSYALGANTAYIYIRGEYSWIPDILEQAINEAKAAGFLGKNILGTGYDLEIYVHRGAGAYICGEETALLESLEGKRGNPRLKPPFPAVKGLWESPTVVNNVETIAAVVPIMNIGGAEYAKIGVGRSTGTKLISACGNINKPGVYEIDMTITVEEFIYSDEYCGGIPNGKKLKACIPGGSSVPIVPANLLLKTINGEPRYMNYESLADGGFATGTMMGSGGFIVLDEDQCVVKHTMSLAHFYAHESCGQCTPCREGTPWMYRILKNIETGKGTMADIDLLWDIQRKIEGNTICPLGDAAAWPVAAAIRHFRDEFEWHIDNPEALNRNYGLANYADPIPQAATAE, from the coding sequence TTGCAGACAGGGTGCCATCGCTTTAGACTAATTTTTTTGAAGATAAAAATGAGTAAAAAACTTTTACTTAAAGACGCACATATCGAAGGAATCCGTTTCTACGACGTTTACCGAAGACAGGGCGGTTACGACGCGGTAGACAAAGCCCTTAAAATGACACCGGATGTCATCGTAGAGGAAGTGAAAACTTCCGGTTTGCGGGGCCGTGGCGGTGCGGGTTTCCCTACCGGAATGAAATGGAGTTTTCTTGCAAAACCCGAAGGCGTACCAAGATATTTAGTGGTAAATGCCGATGAATCTGAACCGGGCACTTTTAAAGACCGGTACCTGATGGAATTTCTTCCGCATCTGTTGATCGAGGGAATGATTATCTCTTCCTATGCGTTGGGCGCAAACACAGCCTACATCTACATCAGAGGCGAATATTCCTGGATTCCGGATATTCTGGAGCAGGCGATTAATGAAGCAAAAGCAGCGGGATTCCTTGGTAAAAACATCCTTGGAACCGGCTACGACCTTGAAATTTATGTGCACCGTGGTGCCGGAGCTTATATCTGCGGAGAAGAAACCGCACTTCTTGAATCTCTCGAAGGTAAAAGAGGTAACCCAAGACTTAAACCACCATTCCCGGCGGTAAAAGGACTTTGGGAATCGCCGACGGTAGTGAATAACGTTGAAACCATTGCTGCAGTTGTTCCGATTATGAACATCGGAGGTGCTGAATATGCTAAAATAGGAGTAGGCCGTTCAACAGGAACGAAATTGATCTCCGCCTGCGGAAATATTAATAAACCGGGTGTCTACGAAATCGACATGACGATTACCGTTGAAGAGTTTATTTATTCCGACGAATATTGCGGCGGCATCCCGAACGGCAAGAAACTTAAAGCCTGTATCCCGGGTGGTAGTTCTGTGCCGATTGTTCCGGCAAATTTATTACTGAAAACCATTAACGGCGAACCACGATATATGAACTACGAATCGCTTGCCGACGGAGGTTTTGCTACCGGAACTATGATGGGTTCGGGTGGATTTATCGTTTTGGACGAGGATCAGTGCGTAGTAAAACACACAATGAGTTTAGCACATTTTTATGCCCACGAAAGCTGTGGACAATGTACACCATGCCGTGAAGGAACGCCGTGGATGTACCGAATTCTTAAAAACATCGAAACAGGAAAAGGAACGATGGCAGACATCGATCTGCTGTGGGATATCCAGAGAAAAATTGAAGGAAACACGATCTGTCCGTTAGGTGATGCGGCTGCATGGCCTGTGGCTGCAGCAATACGCCACTTCCGGGACGAGTTCGAGTGGCACATTGATAATCCAGAAGCATTAAACAGAAATTACGGACTTGCCAATTACGCGGATCCAATTCCACAGGCTGCCACCGCAGAGTAA